A single region of the Triticum dicoccoides isolate Atlit2015 ecotype Zavitan chromosome 2B, WEW_v2.0, whole genome shotgun sequence genome encodes:
- the LOC119362002 gene encoding probable protein S-acyltransferase 14, whose product MHRSAGVAMAWNVFRFCTALRGLGSIMILLVLAIVGVTYYAVVLCNYGPALLLGGAATLAALAVLLLFHFLLAMLLWSYFSVVFTDPGSVPPNWNLDFDEERGETAPLSSSDFNSQMNPQQSMAPSDAGNPRMRYCRKCNQLKPPRCHHCSVCGRCILKMDHHCVWVVNCVGALNYKYFLLFLFYTFLETSLVTLSLLPHFIAFFSDVEIPGSPSALATTFLTFVLNLAFSLSVLGFMIMHISLVSGNTTTIEAYEKKTSPRWMYDLGRKKNFAQVFGNDKKYWFIPAYSEEDLRRMPALQGLDYPVRTDLDGQEL is encoded by the exons ATGCACAGATCGGCGGGGGTCGCGATGGCGTGGAACGTCTTCCGCTTCTGCACGGCGCTCCGGGGCCTGGGCTCCATCATGATCCTGCTCGTCCTCGCCATCGTCGGCGTCACCTACTACGCCGTCGTCCTCTGCAACTACGGCCCCGCCCTCCTCCTCGGCGGCGCCGCCACCCTCGCCGCGCTCGCCGTGCTGCTCCTCTTCCACTTCCTG CTTGCTATGCTGTTATGGAGCTACTTCTCTGTTGTGTTCACCGACCCTGGTTCTGTTCCGCCAAATTGGAACCTTGATTTTGACGAGGAAAGGGGAGAAACTGCTCCCCTCTCTAGCTCAGACTTCAATAGCCAGATGAACCCACAGCAGTCTATGGCTCCCAGTGACGCGGGAAatccgaggatgaggtactgtaGGAAGTGCAACCAACTGAAGCCCCCTCGGTGCCATCATTGCTCTGTTT GTGGAAGGTGTATCCTTAAGATGGATCATCACTGTGTATGGGTTGTTAATTGTGTCGGGGCGCTGAACTATAAATACTTTCTTCTCTTCCTG TTTTACACCTTCCTTGAGACGTCGCTTGTTACCCTCTCTTTATTGCCTCACTTCATAGCCTTCTTCAGTGATGTCGAGATCCCAGGAAGTCCTTCAGCACTTGCAACCACATTTCTCACATTTG TGTTGAATCTGGCCTTTTCCTTGAGCGTTCTGGGTTTTATGATAATGCACATTTCACTTGTTTCTGGCAATACAACAACGATTGAG GCATATGAGAAGAAAACTAGTCCACGTTGGATGTATGATCTTGGCCGGAAGAAGAATTTTGCTCAG GTCTTTGGAAACGACAAAAAGTATTGGTTCATACCGGCATACTCAGAAGAGGACCTgcgaaggatgcccgctctgcagggCCTCGATTATCCTGTCAGGACAGACTTGGACGGGCAAGAGTTGTAA